A portion of the Colius striatus isolate bColStr4 chromosome 1, bColStr4.1.hap1, whole genome shotgun sequence genome contains these proteins:
- the TPT1 gene encoding translationally-controlled tumor protein, with amino-acid sequence MIIYRDCISQDEMFSDIYKIREVANGLCLEVEGKMVTRTEGQIDDSLIGGNASAEGPEGDGTEATVITGVDIVINHHLQETSFTKESYKKYIKDYMKAIKARLEEHKPERVKPFMTGAAEQIKHILANFKNYQFFVGENMNPDGMVALLDFREDGVTPYMIFFKDGLEIEKC; translated from the exons atgaTCATCTACCGGGACTGCATCAGCC agGACGAGATGTTCTCGGACATCTACAAGATCCGGGAGGTGGCGAACGGCCTGTGCCTGGAAGTGGAGGGGAAG ATGGTCACCAGGACAGAGGGTCAAATTGATGACTCTCTAATTGGTGGCAATGCCTCTGCTGAAGGTCCTGAGGGAGATGGAACAGAAGCCACGGTCATAACTGGTGTTGATATAGTAATAAACCACCATCTTCAGGAAACCAGCTTTACAAAAGAATCCTACAAGAAGTACATCAAGGACTACATGAAAGC aatcAAAGCCAGACTTGAGGAACACAAGCCAGAGAGAGTAAAGCCTTTCATGACAGGGGCTGCAGAACAAATCAAACACATCCTTGCTAACTTCAAAAACTACCAG TTCTTTGTAGGAGAGAACATGAATCCAGACGGCATGGTGGCTCTCCTGGACTTCCGTGAGGACGGTGTGACCCCCTATATGATTTTCTTTAAGGATGGCTTAGAAATTGAGAAGTGT TAA